From a single Natronorubrum tibetense GA33 genomic region:
- a CDS encoding potassium channel family protein produces the protein MRFVIVGYGRVGSRTARILSDEGHEAIVVDNDPDRIERAESEGFETVHGSGSDEDILIDAGVDTADAIGAFSPDLNVNFAACMVGEHHDCRTVMRIDEDYREDIYEKYAADVDEIIYPERLGAAGAKTAMLGGDFNVVADLATNLQLTVLEITDDSPAVGKRISKLDLPADARIYAHGRARESLTIPLPGTELASGDEVAIITETDRADDVRAALLPASA, from the coding sequence ATGAGATTCGTCATCGTGGGTTACGGACGGGTCGGGTCGCGAACGGCGCGCATTCTGAGCGACGAAGGTCACGAAGCCATCGTCGTCGACAACGATCCCGATCGCATCGAGCGTGCGGAAAGCGAGGGATTCGAGACGGTCCACGGTAGCGGGTCCGACGAGGACATCCTCATCGACGCCGGGGTTGATACCGCCGACGCTATCGGCGCGTTCTCGCCGGATCTCAACGTCAACTTCGCGGCCTGTATGGTGGGCGAGCACCACGACTGCCGCACCGTCATGCGGATCGACGAGGATTACCGCGAGGACATCTACGAGAAGTACGCCGCGGACGTCGACGAGATAATCTATCCCGAGCGACTCGGTGCGGCGGGTGCCAAGACGGCCATGCTCGGCGGCGACTTCAACGTCGTCGCGGATCTCGCGACGAATCTGCAACTGACCGTCCTCGAGATCACGGACGATTCGCCGGCCGTCGGCAAGCGGATCAGCAAACTCGACTTGCCCGCGGACGCGCGGATCTACGCGCACGGTCGTGCACGCGAGTCGCTGACGATTCCGTTACCCGGGACGGAGCTCGCAAGCGGCGACGAGGTCGCGATCATCACCGAAACCGATCGGGCGGACGACGTTCGGGCGGCGCTGTTGCCGGCGAGCGCCTGA